Proteins found in one Thermaerobacter subterraneus DSM 13965 genomic segment:
- a CDS encoding amidohydrolase: MPVGASGEVAGGGGQGAAAAAAGRVLVGRIVPAPGSGVRPAEAVFFRGGRVEALGSEAAVRAVAGPRAEVEVLPRDAVVLPGFVDGHCHLLWCGQVATQLDLRDVTSLDELERRVARRAAQLPPGTWIEGYGWDQSRFDPPVWPDRALLDRAAPQHPVLLRRVCRHVAVASSLALAAAGVHRDTPDPAGGRFGRDPVTGELTGLLEETAIERVAAARPAPGLEERLAGLLEVIRSAHAAGITAVHSHDVHQPGELGDVLALYRAARERGRPLRVALDVGREALDDARAWLPSGHGDAWLRMGSIKFFADGSLGGRTAALRDPYADGDGRERGLLRHSPEELASLVAEAAAAGYQVAIHCIGDRAVDAALAAVEAARRRAGPGRHRLIHVQVMAPEHPAQLAAAGVVAEIQPRFLASDLAFVEERLGPGRSRWAYAWRSLREAGVPLSAGSDAPIEPLAPLEGIQAAVTRDDLQGDPPGGWHPEERLSVGEVLQAYTAGAACGALAEGLWGSLLPGAMADAVVLGADPWRVAPHELRHIPVLATYVGGEPVYRRPAG; the protein is encoded by the coding sequence GTGCCAGTGGGTGCTTCCGGTGAGGTGGCGGGGGGAGGGGGCCAAGGGGCTGCCGCCGCTGCTGCCGGTCGGGTTCTGGTGGGGCGCATCGTCCCCGCACCCGGCAGCGGGGTGCGGCCGGCGGAGGCCGTGTTCTTCCGCGGAGGGCGGGTGGAGGCCCTTGGCTCCGAGGCGGCGGTGCGGGCGGTGGCGGGACCCCGGGCGGAGGTGGAGGTGCTGCCCCGGGACGCGGTGGTCCTGCCGGGGTTCGTGGACGGGCACTGCCACCTGCTCTGGTGCGGGCAGGTGGCCACCCAGCTGGATCTCCGGGACGTGACCTCCCTGGACGAGCTGGAGCGGCGGGTGGCGCGGCGAGCCGCCCAGCTGCCGCCCGGCACCTGGATCGAGGGCTACGGCTGGGACCAGAGCCGGTTCGACCCGCCGGTCTGGCCGGACCGGGCCTTGCTGGACCGGGCGGCACCGCAGCATCCCGTGCTGTTGCGCCGCGTCTGCCGGCACGTCGCCGTGGCCAGCAGCCTGGCGCTGGCGGCCGCCGGGGTCCACCGGGACACCCCCGACCCCGCCGGCGGGCGTTTCGGCCGCGACCCGGTCACGGGGGAACTGACGGGTTTGCTCGAGGAGACCGCCATCGAACGGGTGGCGGCCGCCCGGCCGGCCCCCGGCCTGGAGGAGCGGCTGGCCGGTCTGCTGGAGGTGATCCGCTCGGCCCATGCCGCGGGGATCACCGCCGTCCACAGCCACGACGTCCACCAGCCGGGCGAGCTCGGGGACGTGCTGGCCCTCTACCGGGCCGCCCGGGAGCGGGGGCGGCCCCTGCGGGTCGCGCTGGACGTGGGCCGGGAGGCCCTGGACGACGCCCGCGCCTGGCTGCCTTCGGGCCACGGGGACGCCTGGCTGCGCATGGGGTCGATCAAGTTCTTTGCCGACGGGTCCCTGGGCGGGCGGACGGCGGCCCTGCGGGACCCGTACGCCGACGGGGACGGCCGGGAGCGGGGCCTGCTGCGCCACAGCCCGGAGGAACTGGCTTCGCTGGTTGCCGAAGCAGCGGCGGCCGGCTACCAGGTGGCCATCCACTGCATCGGCGACCGGGCGGTGGACGCGGCCCTGGCAGCGGTGGAGGCGGCCCGGCGCCGGGCCGGTCCGGGGCGGCACCGGCTGATCCACGTGCAGGTCATGGCGCCCGAGCACCCCGCACAGCTGGCGGCGGCCGGGGTGGTGGCCGAGATCCAGCCCCGGTTCCTGGCCTCGGACCTGGCCTTCGTGGAGGAGCGGCTGGGGCCGGGGCGGAGCCGCTGGGCCTACGCCTGGCGCAGCCTGCGGGAAGCCGGTGTACCGCTCTCGGCAGGATCCGACGCCCCCATCGAGCCGCTGGCGCCCCTGGAGGGGATCCAGGCGGCGGTGACCCGGGACGACCTGCAGGGAGACCCGCCGGGCGGCTGGCATCCCGAAGAGCGGTTGAGCGTGGGGGAGGTCCTGCAGGCCTACACGGCCGGCGCCGCCTGCGGGGCCCTGGCGGAAGGACTGTGGGGCAGCCTGCTGCCTGGCGCCATGGCCGATGCGGTGGTGCTGGGGGCCGATCCGTGGCGGGTGGCCCCCCACGAGCTCCGCCACATCCCCGTGCTGGCGACCTACGTGGGCGGCGAGCCCGTTTACCGCCGCCCGGCCGGCTGA
- a CDS encoding aspartate/glutamate racemase family protein produces the protein MTKPSQRISINGLAPNGVPSHQADRPGAGPCAARSGPARDGGSCGAGPGDDYAVRAAEAGRCGDPGPAIGILGGMGPEATVDLFAKIVRATPARVDQDHVRIVIDNNPKIPDRTAFLRGAGPDPVPAMVASIQGLVSLGASLILIPCNTAHVYFDRLQAASPVPILHIMREVARALVAGGAPGLPPAGGPAGLLATELTVESGLYHRALAEVGLEVVVPAPEYQAEVTRAIFGADGIKAGVYEPARQRLLEAGTHLVERGARVLIAGCTELPLVLRPGDFPVPWVDPAEILARAALQRLLGAPAEAARR, from the coding sequence ATGACGAAGCCTTCACAGAGGATCTCCATCAACGGTCTTGCGCCCAACGGCGTCCCTTCGCACCAGGCGGACCGTCCCGGGGCCGGCCCCTGCGCAGCCCGCTCGGGGCCGGCAAGGGACGGAGGATCCTGCGGGGCGGGACCCGGCGACGACTATGCCGTGCGGGCGGCGGAGGCCGGCCGGTGCGGCGACCCGGGCCCGGCCATCGGCATCCTGGGCGGCATGGGGCCCGAGGCCACCGTCGACCTCTTCGCCAAGATCGTCCGCGCCACCCCGGCGCGGGTCGACCAGGACCACGTGCGCATCGTCATCGACAACAACCCCAAGATCCCCGACCGGACGGCCTTCTTGCGCGGCGCGGGGCCCGATCCGGTGCCGGCCATGGTGGCCTCGATCCAGGGGCTGGTGTCCCTGGGGGCCAGCCTGATCCTCATCCCCTGCAATACGGCCCACGTCTACTTTGACCGCCTGCAGGCCGCCAGCCCCGTGCCCATCCTCCACATCATGCGGGAGGTGGCCCGGGCCCTGGTGGCCGGCGGGGCACCTGGCCTGCCGCCGGCCGGCGGCCCGGCCGGTCTGCTGGCCACGGAGCTCACGGTGGAGAGCGGCCTCTATCACCGGGCCCTGGCGGAGGTGGGGCTGGAGGTGGTGGTCCCGGCGCCCGAATACCAGGCCGAGGTGACGCGGGCCATCTTCGGCGCCGACGGAATCAAGGCCGGCGTCTATGAGCCGGCCCGCCAGCGGCTGCTGGAGGCCGGGACCCACCTGGTGGAGCGGGGCGCCCGGGTGCTGATCGCCGGCTGTACGGAGCTGCCGCTGGTGCTACGGCCCGGGGACTTTCCCGTGCCCTGGGTCGACCCGGCGGAGATCCTGGCGCGGGCGGCCCTCCAGCGGCTGCTGGGGGCACCGGCGGAAGCCGCCCGCCGCTGA
- the ileS gene encoding isoleucine--tRNA ligase yields the protein MDYRETLNLPQTDFPMRANLPQREPEIQRRWDDMDLYRRLRQARRGRPRFVLHDGPPYANGDIHVGTALNKILKDVVVRHASMAGYDAPYVPGWDTHGLPIERRALEVLGVDRRAISPVELRNRCRDYALDQMNRQRQQFRRLGVLGDWERPYLTLEPEYEAKQIEVFGEMARRGYIYRNLYSVYWCPVDETALAEAEIEYREKTSPSIYVAFPVVDGRGRLPGGARLVIWTTTPWTIPANLAIAVHPEARYVAVETGRGLLVVAEPLVERVLAAAGLEERGRSGPWTGAELEGVTYRHPLFDRTSPVVLAEHVSMEEGTGLVHTAPGHGQEDFEVGRRYGLPVLSPVDASGRFTGEAGPFAGLFYADANPHITRALEEAGALLAQGTIRHQYAHCWRCRQPVIFRATTQWFASVEGFRRQALEAIDGVRWIPEWGRERIHNMVADRGDWCISRQRAWGVPIPVFYCEACQEPVITEESIRAVAELFRREGSNAWFLREAAQILPEGFACPHCGSRQGFRKETDIMDVWFDSGSSHAAVLETREDLTWPADLYLEGSDQHRGWFQSSLLTAVATRGRAPYRAVLTHGFVVDGEGRKMSKSLGNVVDPNDVIRRYGADVLRLWAVSSDYRGDVRISEDILKQMAEVYRKIRNTLRFLLANLGDFDPARDAVPYGELGELDRWALARLAQVTERVRRAYEEYQYHLVYHAVHNFCVTDLSAFYLDVLKDRLYASLPADPRRRAAQTVLYQLARHLTLLLAPVLCHTAEEVWGHLPRLEGDPESVHLALLPEPDAAWRDEELLRRYEVLFEVREAVYRALEQARQEKVIDVPAEARVVIAGAREEAARVLEALSRDLPELFLVAEVVVEPGPAAGTAGEGAGGPGQAAGQPARDPAVRVERTDLARCARCWRHVPGVGGDAAHPDLCPRCAAVVHQLEAAGA from the coding sequence ATGGACTACCGCGAGACCCTCAACCTGCCGCAGACGGACTTCCCCATGCGGGCGAACCTGCCCCAGCGGGAGCCCGAGATCCAGCGCCGCTGGGACGATATGGACCTCTACCGGCGGCTCCGCCAGGCGCGCCGCGGGCGGCCGCGGTTCGTCCTGCACGACGGACCGCCCTACGCCAACGGCGACATCCACGTGGGCACGGCCCTCAACAAGATCCTCAAGGACGTGGTGGTGCGCCACGCCTCCATGGCGGGCTACGACGCGCCCTACGTGCCCGGCTGGGATACCCACGGCCTGCCCATCGAACGCCGGGCCCTGGAGGTGCTGGGCGTCGACCGGCGGGCCATCTCGCCCGTCGAGTTGCGCAACCGCTGCCGCGACTATGCCCTGGACCAGATGAACCGGCAGCGCCAGCAGTTCCGCCGCCTGGGCGTGCTGGGGGACTGGGAGCGCCCCTACCTCACCCTGGAGCCGGAGTACGAGGCGAAGCAGATCGAGGTCTTCGGCGAGATGGCCCGGCGGGGCTACATCTACCGCAACCTCTACTCGGTCTACTGGTGCCCCGTGGACGAGACGGCCCTGGCGGAGGCCGAGATCGAGTACCGGGAGAAGACGTCGCCCTCCATCTACGTCGCCTTTCCCGTGGTGGACGGCCGTGGCCGGCTGCCCGGGGGCGCGCGGCTGGTGATCTGGACCACCACCCCCTGGACGATCCCGGCCAACCTGGCCATCGCCGTCCACCCCGAGGCCCGTTACGTGGCGGTCGAGACCGGCCGCGGGCTGCTGGTGGTGGCCGAGCCGCTGGTGGAAAGGGTGCTGGCGGCCGCCGGGCTGGAGGAGCGCGGCCGCTCCGGCCCCTGGACCGGAGCCGAGCTGGAGGGGGTCACCTACCGACATCCCCTGTTCGATCGCACCTCGCCGGTGGTGCTGGCCGAGCACGTGAGCATGGAGGAGGGCACCGGCCTGGTGCACACCGCCCCGGGCCACGGCCAGGAAGACTTCGAGGTGGGCCGCCGCTACGGCCTGCCCGTGCTGAGCCCGGTGGACGCCAGCGGCCGCTTCACCGGCGAGGCCGGGCCCTTCGCGGGCCTGTTCTACGCCGATGCGAACCCCCACATCACCCGCGCCCTGGAGGAAGCGGGAGCCCTGCTGGCCCAGGGCACCATCCGGCACCAGTACGCCCACTGCTGGCGCTGCCGCCAGCCGGTGATCTTCCGGGCGACCACCCAGTGGTTCGCCTCGGTGGAGGGCTTCCGCCGGCAGGCCCTGGAGGCCATCGACGGGGTGCGCTGGATCCCCGAATGGGGCCGGGAGCGTATCCACAACATGGTGGCCGACCGGGGCGACTGGTGCATCTCCCGCCAGCGGGCATGGGGGGTGCCGATCCCGGTGTTCTACTGCGAGGCCTGCCAGGAGCCGGTCATCACCGAGGAGAGCATCCGGGCGGTGGCCGAGCTCTTCCGGCGGGAGGGGTCCAACGCCTGGTTCCTGCGGGAGGCGGCCCAGATCCTGCCCGAGGGCTTCGCCTGCCCCCACTGCGGCAGCCGCCAGGGCTTCCGCAAGGAGACCGACATCATGGACGTGTGGTTCGACTCGGGATCGAGCCACGCCGCCGTACTGGAGACCCGGGAGGATCTGACCTGGCCGGCCGATCTCTACCTGGAGGGGTCGGACCAGCACCGGGGCTGGTTCCAGTCGTCCCTGCTGACGGCGGTGGCCACCCGCGGCCGGGCGCCCTACCGGGCGGTGCTGACCCACGGCTTCGTGGTCGACGGCGAGGGCCGCAAGATGTCCAAATCCCTGGGCAATGTGGTCGACCCCAACGACGTGATCCGGCGCTACGGGGCCGACGTGCTGCGCCTGTGGGCGGTCTCGTCGGACTACCGGGGGGACGTGCGGATCTCGGAGGACATCCTCAAGCAGATGGCCGAGGTCTACCGCAAGATCCGCAACACCCTGCGCTTTTTGCTGGCCAACCTGGGGGACTTCGACCCGGCCCGGGACGCCGTGCCGTACGGGGAGCTGGGTGAGCTGGACCGCTGGGCGCTGGCCCGGCTGGCCCAGGTGACGGAACGGGTGCGGCGGGCCTACGAGGAATACCAGTATCACCTGGTCTACCACGCCGTGCACAACTTCTGCGTCACCGACCTCAGCGCCTTTTACCTGGACGTGCTCAAGGACCGGCTCTACGCTTCCCTGCCCGCCGACCCGCGGCGCCGGGCGGCCCAGACGGTGCTCTACCAGCTGGCGCGCCATCTGACCCTGCTGCTGGCCCCGGTGCTCTGCCACACGGCGGAAGAGGTCTGGGGCCACCTGCCCCGGCTGGAGGGCGATCCGGAGAGCGTCCACCTGGCCCTCTTGCCCGAGCCTGACGCCGCCTGGCGGGACGAGGAGCTGCTGCGCCGCTACGAAGTGCTGTTCGAGGTGCGGGAAGCGGTCTACCGCGCTCTGGAGCAGGCGCGCCAGGAGAAGGTGATCGACGTGCCCGCCGAGGCCCGGGTGGTCATCGCGGGAGCCCGGGAGGAGGCGGCCCGGGTCCTGGAGGCGCTGTCCCGGGACCTGCCGGAGCTGTTCCTGGTGGCCGAGGTGGTGGTCGAACCCGGCCCGGCGGCCGGCACCGCAGGGGAGGGGGCCGGGGGCCCGGGGCAGGCCGCGGGCCAGCCGGCCCGGGATCCGGCGGTACGGGTGGAGCGCACGGACCTGGCCCGCTGCGCCCGTTGCTGGCGGCACGTGCCCGGCGTCGGCGGCGATGCCGCCCATCCCGACCTTTGCCCGCGTTGCGCGGCCGTGGTCCACCAGCTGGAGGCGGCGGGCGCCTGA
- a CDS encoding DivIVA domain-containing protein, with protein sequence MALTPLDIHNKQFSRSFRGYNETQVDEFLEQVGREFDQVLRDNAALREQVEALNAKLEQYRQLEDTLHNTLVVAQETAEEVKASAQKQAELTINQARLEADQIIQAARAKAEEMERRYQELVNSIKVARARMRAMLMAHLQLLDEEPGLGGEETREAAEEGAREETEGDEGPAGAQGPAGGPGDASPHRTGARPAAGEGEGVRPAVMHRGSGSWGAAREVAAGRDRMPGF encoded by the coding sequence ATGGCCCTGACGCCGCTGGACATCCACAACAAGCAGTTTTCCCGCTCTTTCCGCGGCTACAACGAGACCCAGGTGGACGAGTTCCTCGAGCAGGTGGGCCGGGAGTTCGACCAGGTGCTGCGTGACAACGCGGCCCTGCGCGAGCAGGTGGAGGCGCTGAACGCCAAGCTGGAGCAGTACCGCCAGCTGGAGGACACCCTGCACAACACCCTGGTGGTGGCCCAGGAGACGGCGGAGGAGGTCAAGGCCAGCGCCCAGAAGCAGGCCGAGCTGACCATCAATCAGGCCCGGCTGGAGGCGGACCAGATCATCCAGGCGGCTCGGGCGAAGGCGGAGGAGATGGAGCGCCGCTACCAGGAGCTGGTGAACAGCATCAAGGTGGCCCGGGCGCGGATGCGGGCCATGCTGATGGCCCACCTGCAGCTGCTGGACGAAGAACCCGGCCTGGGTGGAGAAGAGACCCGGGAGGCTGCCGAAGAGGGCGCCCGGGAGGAAACGGAAGGCGATGAAGGGCCGGCCGGAGCACAGGGGCCGGCCGGCGGGCCTGGCGACGCCTCCCCGCACCGGACCGGCGCCCGCCCCGCGGCAGGCGAAGGAGAGGGCGTGCGGCCGGCCGTCATGCACCGGGGCTCGGGGAGCTGGGGTGCCGCCCGGGAGGTGGCGGCCGGCCGGGATCGGATGCCGGGTTTCTAG
- a CDS encoding YggT family protein → MTDLLVLFLVRLIQGLATAFFWLLLIRVIMSWFIQGNYNRTFHDIYRVLVQLTEPVLAPIRRVMPATGPLDLSPLVALLLVQLVERLLVSLLYRLFG, encoded by the coding sequence TTGACCGATTTGCTCGTCCTGTTCCTCGTGCGATTGATCCAAGGGCTCGCCACGGCGTTCTTCTGGCTCTTGCTGATCCGGGTGATCATGTCGTGGTTCATCCAGGGTAACTACAACCGGACCTTTCACGATATCTACCGTGTACTGGTCCAGTTGACGGAACCGGTCCTGGCGCCCATCCGGCGGGTGATGCCCGCCACCGGGCCCCTGGATCTGTCGCCCCTGGTCGCCCTCCTGCTGGTCCAGCTGGTGGAGCGGCTGCTGGTATCGCTGCTGTACAGGTTGTTCGGATGA
- a CDS encoding cell division protein SepF, with protein MGWMDRLLSLIGFEVEEEVVEAPAGEEPQGAQAAPRRRDGRHRERGEGGPGPRPGQLVPLAAGGRSQRVVIARPQSFDEVQEIAEHLKNRRPLILNLEDTDKETAQRILNFLSGTIYALNGEMHRIANGVVFFAPQNVETLVDRPDFLTRD; from the coding sequence ATGGGGTGGATGGACCGGCTGCTGTCCCTGATCGGCTTCGAGGTGGAGGAGGAAGTGGTGGAGGCGCCGGCGGGGGAGGAACCGCAGGGTGCGCAGGCGGCCCCGCGGCGCCGGGACGGCCGCCACCGGGAGCGGGGGGAGGGCGGCCCGGGACCCCGGCCGGGCCAGCTGGTTCCCCTGGCGGCGGGGGGGCGCTCCCAGAGGGTGGTGATCGCCCGCCCTCAGTCCTTCGACGAGGTCCAGGAGATCGCCGAGCACCTGAAGAACCGGCGGCCGCTGATCCTCAACCTGGAGGACACCGACAAGGAGACGGCCCAGCGCATCCTCAACTTCCTGAGCGGCACGATCTATGCCTTGAACGGGGAGATGCACCGCATCGCCAACGGGGTGGTGTTCTTCGCCCCCCAGAACGTGGAGACCCTGGTCGACCGGCCGGACTTCCTCACCCGGGATTGA
- a CDS encoding YggS family pyridoxal phosphate-dependent enzyme, with translation MTIAERVAAVRDRIAAAAARAGRDPGEVTLVAVSKTVPVAAMREAYAAGIRDFGENRAQEARDKFPAFGEDVRWHFVGRLQTNKVKYIARHCHLLHSLDRLALAQEVDRRAGRCGRVLPCLVEVNVAGEPTKAGLPPEKVVPFLQQVAGMKGLQVVGLMTVAPPTDDPERVRPVFRQLRQLAEEAARQCRGLPGIELRHLSMGMTDDFEVAVEEGATIVRIGRAIFGERG, from the coding sequence ATGACCATTGCCGAGCGGGTGGCGGCCGTGCGGGACCGCATCGCCGCCGCGGCGGCCCGGGCCGGGCGGGATCCCGGTGAGGTGACCCTGGTGGCCGTGAGCAAGACGGTGCCCGTGGCGGCCATGCGGGAGGCGTACGCCGCCGGCATCCGCGATTTCGGAGAGAACCGGGCCCAGGAGGCCCGGGACAAGTTTCCGGCCTTCGGCGAGGACGTCCGCTGGCACTTCGTCGGCCGCCTGCAGACCAACAAGGTCAAGTACATCGCCCGGCACTGCCACCTGCTCCACTCCCTCGACCGCCTGGCCCTGGCCCAGGAGGTCGACCGGCGGGCGGGCCGCTGCGGCCGGGTCCTCCCGTGTCTGGTGGAGGTCAACGTGGCCGGGGAGCCCACCAAGGCCGGCCTGCCGCCGGAGAAGGTGGTCCCCTTTCTCCAGCAGGTGGCCGGAATGAAGGGTTTGCAGGTGGTGGGGCTCATGACCGTGGCGCCCCCGACCGATGATCCGGAAAGGGTGCGGCCCGTCTTCCGGCAGTTGCGCCAGCTGGCGGAGGAGGCCGCCCGGCAGTGCCGCGGCCTGCCGGGCATCGAGCTGCGCCACCTGTCCATGGGGATGACCGACGACTTCGAGGTGGCGGTGGAGGAAGGCGCCACCATCGTGCGCATCGGCCGGGCCATCTTCGGCGAGCGTGGATGA
- the pgeF gene encoding peptidoglycan editing factor PgeF yields MAPEGAVPEAGRQTGAVMRRQRVGGVEWLVPSGAPPWLFLAFTTRRGGVSRGPWAELNLGRSTADEPARVEANRQRVLAAAGPEWQWVAMPRMVHGAAVAVARAGEPWAPGRGPEADALVTTDPGVLLWATFADCVPVFLWGSATASRRGVALAHAGWRGTLAGVAPAAARALAEALGTGPERLHALIGPSIGPCCFEVDEPVLESLGRRLPWAEEVLSPSPRGAGYRHWDLWETNRRLLVEAGLDPRHVAVAGLCTACDTETFFSHRASGGRTGRMAGLIGIRPGAPAS; encoded by the coding sequence GTGGCCCCTGAAGGCGCGGTCCCGGAGGCCGGGCGGCAGACCGGGGCCGTCATGCGGCGGCAGCGGGTGGGCGGGGTGGAGTGGCTCGTTCCTTCCGGTGCGCCGCCCTGGCTTTTCTTGGCCTTCACCACCCGCCGGGGAGGCGTCAGCCGGGGCCCCTGGGCGGAACTCAACCTGGGCCGCTCCACCGCGGACGAACCGGCCCGCGTCGAGGCCAACCGGCAGCGGGTGCTGGCCGCCGCTGGTCCGGAGTGGCAGTGGGTCGCCATGCCGCGCATGGTCCACGGCGCAGCGGTGGCCGTGGCCCGGGCCGGCGAGCCCTGGGCGCCCGGCCGGGGGCCGGAAGCCGATGCGCTGGTCACCACCGACCCCGGCGTCCTCCTGTGGGCGACCTTCGCCGACTGCGTGCCCGTCTTCCTCTGGGGCAGCGCCACGGCATCCCGCAGGGGCGTGGCCCTGGCCCACGCCGGCTGGCGCGGCACCCTGGCGGGGGTGGCGCCGGCGGCGGCCCGGGCGCTGGCCGAGGCCTTGGGGACCGGGCCGGAGCGCCTGCACGCGTTGATCGGACCCTCCATCGGCCCCTGCTGCTTCGAGGTGGACGAGCCTGTCCTGGAGTCCCTGGGCCGCCGGCTGCCCTGGGCGGAGGAAGTGCTGTCCCCCTCCCCTCGGGGAGCCGGTTACCGGCACTGGGACCTGTGGGAGACCAACCGGCGGCTGCTGGTGGAGGCGGGCCTGGATCCGCGGCACGTCGCCGTGGCGGGGCTGTGTACCGCCTGCGACACCGAGACGTTCTTCTCCCACCGGGCCAGCGGCGGCCGCACAGGGCGGATGGCGGGCCTGATCGGCATCCGCCCCGGGGCCCCCGCGAGCTGA
- a CDS encoding YlmC/YmxH family sporulation protein, with translation MLKTSDLRTRDVINIVDGRRLGWVGDVEIDLQTGRIQAIVVPGPARWFGLFGRDRDYVIPWEQIVRFGQDVILVNVPGFVDMEGAAGSGREGMQASAG, from the coding sequence GTGCTGAAGACCTCCGACCTGCGCACCCGCGACGTGATCAACATCGTGGACGGGCGGCGGCTGGGCTGGGTGGGCGATGTGGAGATCGACCTCCAGACCGGGCGCATCCAGGCCATTGTGGTGCCCGGGCCTGCCCGCTGGTTCGGCCTGTTCGGGCGCGACCGGGACTACGTGATCCCCTGGGAGCAGATCGTCCGCTTCGGCCAGGACGTGATCCTGGTCAACGTGCCGGGTTTCGTCGACATGGAAGGGGCCGCGGGTTCCGGCCGCGAAGGGATGCAGGCGAGCGCCGGTTGA
- a CDS encoding stage II sporulation protein R produces the protein MATLRCTWGRWLRVLGWLALATVVAAGLGPRLAAHGPAGASPARPAGVATPVGAAASMAAAPAQPVPPILRLHIVANSDDPEDQAVKLQVRDALLPVLAQVVAGATTPDDALARVDRQAERLEARAEAVLRSAGFHYDARVETGRFPYAARRLGETVYPAGVYPAVRVVLGEGAGHNFWCVLFPGLCWLGDGGSAQAGTLAGSAQDRGGALPAPEAVAPATPGGGEGAGVTPAPAGRDGTAGVPHPAGGSGAAEVAGALAAPGAAAPSWSPVQAGGDGTAWQAAPAPRWFLLEWWQARIGRWWASLGWAQRASASH, from the coding sequence ATGGCAACCCTCCGGTGCACATGGGGGCGCTGGCTGAGGGTGCTGGGATGGCTGGCCCTGGCCACGGTGGTGGCCGCCGGCCTGGGGCCCCGGCTGGCGGCGCACGGGCCCGCGGGGGCAAGTCCTGCCCGGCCCGCCGGGGTTGCAACGCCGGTCGGGGCGGCCGCCTCCATGGCGGCGGCACCCGCGCAACCTGTGCCGCCCATCCTGAGGCTGCACATCGTTGCCAACAGCGACGATCCCGAGGATCAGGCCGTCAAGCTCCAGGTGCGGGATGCGCTGCTTCCCGTTCTGGCTCAGGTGGTGGCGGGAGCCACCACCCCGGACGATGCCCTGGCCCGGGTGGACCGGCAGGCGGAACGGCTTGAGGCGCGGGCCGAGGCCGTCTTGCGGTCGGCGGGCTTCCACTACGACGCGCGGGTGGAGACGGGCCGCTTTCCGTATGCGGCGCGGCGCCTGGGCGAAACGGTCTATCCTGCGGGCGTCTATCCCGCCGTGCGGGTCGTCCTGGGCGAGGGGGCGGGGCACAACTTCTGGTGCGTCCTCTTTCCGGGGCTCTGCTGGCTGGGCGACGGCGGCTCCGCCCAAGCCGGCACCCTCGCAGGTTCGGCCCAGGATCGGGGCGGTGCCCTCCCCGCGCCGGAGGCGGTGGCCCCTGCCACACCCGGGGGTGGGGAAGGAGCCGGCGTGACGCCCGCACCGGCAGGAAGGGATGGTACGGCCGGGGTGCCACACCCTGCGGGCGGTTCGGGCGCTGCGGAGGTTGCAGGGGCCCTGGCGGCTCCCGGGGCGGCTGCACCCTCCTGGTCCCCGGTTCAGGCGGGCGGCGACGGGACGGCCTGGCAGGCGGCGCCGGCCCCGCGCTGGTTCCTCCTGGAATGGTGGCAGGCCCGCATCGGCCGCTGGTGGGCGTCCCTGGGATGGGCCCAGCGGGCCTCCGCATCCCATTAG